CAGGAGACGGCGCACGGTGGAGTCGAGATGGATGCTGGCGGGAACCGCTCTCATGGCGTGTGTGCTCGTGCTCCTGGGGCCGGCAGGGTTGTTGTTCCGGCACGCTTATCCCGAGATAACGGCCGCGGCAGATGTCCATCCGCAGATGAGCTTCAATATGGATCCTGCGCATGGACAGCCGGGTGTGGGTGCGCCGTTCCTGATGCGGGGAAATGTGTTTCTTCTTCTGCCGGTGACGGTATCCGGAGTTCCTGCGGAGATGGAGCTGGAGGGCAAGGCGATCCAGATGCGGCTGGAGGGAGCAGATGGTTTTCGCTGGGATTCGACGTGGCAGATCTTTCCAGGGATGGTCGAGAACGGCCCTGCCTATTTCGGCGTGGTGATGCCGCATTCGGCGTTCGCGAAGGTTGGTGTGGCTCCGATGACGGTGACGCTGACGATGGCTGTGTCAGAGTTACGGAAGGGGATGCCGGAGGCGGTGGTTTCAAGAATGGATGGATACCGCACGCCGGGCGGTGGGGTGTGCTCGTTCTTGCCGGAGCAGTTTATGCTGCCGGTCTGCCGGTATCCTATGCCGGGGCCGGAGCTGACGCTGATCTCTGCTCCAGTGATACAGACACCGTGTGGGCTCGATTCGCCAGCGACGACAGAGCAGACAGGGACCCCGGGGTTGGCGGCGCTTGCGGGTGTGCAGCATCTGCCGATCGTGCTGGACCCGGTTTTGCCGATGGGACTTAGGTTTCAGACGAGAGGTGCAGGGCCGAACCAGGCTCCGAGGGTGAATGCGCTTTGTCCGGGGACGACGGTGACGTTTGCGCCCTTCGGGCGGGTAAGTGACTTTCGGATGGAGTTGTCGCAGGTCGGGGTGAAGTTGGGAGACTATGTGAGGCATGGACGGGTAGGGCCGGTGGAGTAGCGGCGCATCCCCGGGGGTAGAGGCCGTTCGTGGCGGGTCTTTAGGCACTGCTGAAGCTGTGCCCTTGAGCAGGGTGGGTTCGCAGGCGCGGGGACGGGGTTGGATGCGAGGTACAACCGTGGGGGCGGGTTGGGACTCTAACGACAGAACCCGTAATTTCAGGTGAGCGCGACGGCTTAGGCCGGGGGCTCGACCTGACGCACTTTTGCGATCCGCCTGGGCAGGGAGACCTGTCCCCCAAAACGGAAGCGAGCTCGATGACCCGTGTCCCTTTTTCTACCTACAGGCTGCAGCTCCACAAGGGCTTCACCTTCGATGATGCTGCTGCTATCGCGGAATATCTGAGCGCGCTCGGGATCTCTCATGCTTACTGCTCGCCATACCTGCAGGCTGCTCCGGGGAGTATGCATGGGTACGATGTTGTCGATCATCGTCATGTGAATGAAGAACTTGGCGGCGCCGCTGGGCATACGCGGCTGTGCAAGGCGCTGGGCGACAACGGCCTGGGGCAGGTACTGGACATCGTGCCAAACCACATGTCGCTTGGGCAGGAGAACCACCTTTGGTGGGATGTCATCGAGAACGGGTCGACGAGTCGTTACGCCTCATTCTTTGATATCGACTGGAATCCGCAGGAAGAACGGCTTCGGGATAAGGTGCTGGTGCCGATCCTGGGGGACCAGTATGGCGTGGTGTTGAGCGCAGGGGAAATTCGGGTGACGCGGCGGGGGAACTGCTTTTTTGTGGAGTGCGCGGGCCAGAGGCTGCCGGTGGCTCCGAATTCCCTGCCAGCGTTCCTGACGAAGGCGGCGGAGTACGCGAAGTCGGACGAGTTGAACTTTATCTCGGCCTCTTATGGGCGGCTTCCGGTGCCTGCATTCGCGGATCGCCGGAGGATTCTGGACCGGAACCGGGACAAGGTCGTGCTGAACGATCTGCTGAAGAGGCTGTGCGCGGAGCAGCCGGGGGTGTGCGAGGGTATTGACCGGTCGATGAACGAGCTGAACCAGAATCTGGATGGGCTCGACGATTTCTTGAACCAGCAGAACTACCGGCTGGCGTACTGGAAGACGGCGGATCAGCAGTTGGGGTACCGGCGGTTCTTCGATGTGAATACGCTGATCGGGCTGCGGGTGGAGCTCGACTATGTGTTCGACGAGACACATGAGCTGCTGGTGAAGTGGTTGCGGCAAGGAGTGCTGGACGGGATCCGGGTGGATCATCCGGATGGGCTAAGGGACCCGCTGGAGTATTTCAAGAGACTGCGGAACGCGGCTCCGAACGCCTGGATTATCGGGGAGAAGATTCTTGAGCCGGGTGAATTTCTGCGGGAGAACTGGCCCATTCAAGGGACCAGCGGGTACGACTTCCTGAACGTGGCGGCGGGCGTGCTGCTCGATCCGGTGGGGATGGCGAAGCTGAACGACATCTATGCCCGCTTTACGGGTGAGCCGACGGACTTTCCTACCATCGCTCATGATAAGAAGATTGCCGTGACGCAGGAGGCGCTGGGATCGGATGTGAATCGACTGACAAGCCTCTTTGTGGATGTGTGTGAACAGAATCGGGATCATCGAGACTCAACACGGACGGAGATACGGCGGGCGCTCCGTGAGGTGGCGTCGTGCTTCTCGGTTTATCGAACGTATGTCGTGCCAGAGCGCGGCGAGATGACGGACGAGGACTGTGAAGTCGTGGAACTGGCCGTCAAGTGTGCGAAGGACAACAAGCCGGAGATCGGCGGAGGGCTGTTCGACTTCATCGGCGATGTGCTGACGCTGAAGGTAACGGGGAAGCTGGAGAGCGAGTTTGTACTGCGGTTTCAGCAGTTCACGAGCCCGGTGATGGCGAAGGGTGTTGAAGATACGGCGTTCTATTGTTACAACCGGCTGACTGGGATGTGCGAGGTTGGTGGAGATCCGGGGCGCAATGGTTACAGCGTCGCGGAGTTTCATGCGTACTCTGAGAAGATGCAGGCGACGCATCCGGCGACGATGGTGACACTTTCGACGCATGATACGAAGCGGGCCGACGATGTGCGGGCGCGGCTGGCCGTTCTGTCGGAGATTCCGGAGGAGTTCGGAGCCACAGTCGAGCGGTGGACGATTGCGAATGACAAGTACAAGACAAATGGGCTACC
This genomic window from Granulicella sibirica contains:
- the treY gene encoding malto-oligosyltrehalose synthase — encoded protein: MTRVPFSTYRLQLHKGFTFDDAAAIAEYLSALGISHAYCSPYLQAAPGSMHGYDVVDHRHVNEELGGAAGHTRLCKALGDNGLGQVLDIVPNHMSLGQENHLWWDVIENGSTSRYASFFDIDWNPQEERLRDKVLVPILGDQYGVVLSAGEIRVTRRGNCFFVECAGQRLPVAPNSLPAFLTKAAEYAKSDELNFISASYGRLPVPAFADRRRILDRNRDKVVLNDLLKRLCAEQPGVCEGIDRSMNELNQNLDGLDDFLNQQNYRLAYWKTADQQLGYRRFFDVNTLIGLRVELDYVFDETHELLVKWLRQGVLDGIRVDHPDGLRDPLEYFKRLRNAAPNAWIIGEKILEPGEFLRENWPIQGTSGYDFLNVAAGVLLDPVGMAKLNDIYARFTGEPTDFPTIAHDKKIAVTQEALGSDVNRLTSLFVDVCEQNRDHRDSTRTEIRRALREVASCFSVYRTYVVPERGEMTDEDCEVVELAVKCAKDNKPEIGGGLFDFIGDVLTLKVTGKLESEFVLRFQQFTSPVMAKGVEDTAFYCYNRLTGMCEVGGDPGRNGYSVAEFHAYSEKMQATHPATMVTLSTHDTKRADDVRARLAVLSEIPEEFGATVERWTIANDKYKTNGLPDRNSEYFFYQTLIGAWPLSLERAKQYMQKAMREAKQKTSWVANNQEFEDALNKFMESVLDDMVFMRAMESFVTGINRAGRMNSLTQTLLKYTSPGVPDLYQGSEIWDHSLVDPDNRRPVDYDLRRKLLKEIPLLTPREIMDRMEDGLPKMALIRGALHLRREKPEWFGPEAEYVALTATGPKADHAIAYRRGGRVVTVAPRLTVSLGNWDGTTVTLPKGDWRNRVTGEILAGGEVPIEQLLHQFPVALLTLEGLDVAGGQEQKKHA